The Leptodactylus fuscus isolate aLepFus1 chromosome 1, aLepFus1.hap2, whole genome shotgun sequence nucleotide sequence AAGCAGCAGCTTGCTTCACAGGCCACACggcatcacattcatcagtcacatgtcctatacacagctcagtcccattcaagtgaactggGATACCAAAGACTACATGCTTGGAAAGGGGTGACGAGGCGGCAGCGATCACCTAAACACTTAAGGTTCTTTAAAATAGCTGATCTGCCAGAgtccccgggtgtcagaccctgaaCGATCTTCAATCCTtacggataggtcatcaactatTAAACCTTTTAGAGAGGAAGTCTCAGATCTGGATTCTTCCAGGAAGTCTCACCATTTCCCAGGATTTTCGTCCACATTATGGCATCTGTAAACCAGGTGTAAATTATATTGTTGCTTCCTTTTCCCGATCAAGGTTCATCGTGTGGGTCACAGTTTTTCcatcttaaaatttttatttttttttccaaaataggCCCTCAATGGATGATCAGTCAAGTCTGACCCCTTGGGAATGAGTAGAGTTTATCCAGACACAGCGCCATTCCTTCGGGTGTGGCCGTAtcaggtactgcagcttagccgCCACATCCTCCTAACGCAACCCCATACAATATTGCAAGAAAGCCAAGAGTCAAGAATTTTtagattttgtctttttttaatttGGCATTTGTTATTTGCATTTATATTAAGCAAAGTGCATCTTTTTAATTTTTCTCATTTATACACATTGCACAATACATAAATAATGATGCTTATAAAACGTCTTTATATTTACAagtaataatatatttatatataacataaaatacattttctttaataaatctcagggttttttttccttttttttttctttttgaagaagtccatttttttttttttttaatttcttttttttttttttttccaaagcactACATTGCTTTAAGATCCAAAGAGTGCCTACTCTTGTTCATCTAAACTTCGGTTTTTAGAAAAATAGCTTATGGTAAATCGTGCTCATTGAGCCATAACTAATGACAACGCATCATACGTCACGTACGACACATAGAAGAAATGAACGTCCTCTGTGCATATAACTTGTACCTTAGAAGGAGGAAAAAAGAGAGCAAATACTGTACGTTACAGAAATCTATTCTGTAGAATCCCTAAGCTACGTGTATGGAAGCGGACCGGGGGGGCACCGCGCACACGCAGGCCGCCATTTTGTGGGCACCATTGATATGGAGGCTTATCAGTTCGCCATTGTATGGTTTACCGATGCTAAACGGATAGGCCTCTGTGCAAGGACTTCCTGCGTAGGCCGCAAAATGGTTGACCGTGCGGGGAAGGTAGGTCCGCTGTAAGAGACGATAGACGGTGCGGAGAAACGGCCATTGCTGCCCGTAACAACCAATCGCATTTCACGTGCTATTGAAAAATGGGATAGGTTGCGACGGGCAATGATCACGATAGGACAATTTTGATAAACATAAGCAGACACGAGGAAGGCCCACTGACACGTAGCAGAGATGGGTAATGGCTCATGCATGGAACTATAACATGGCGGCCACACTTTATTTCCGTAGGCCTCACATTTCGTATTGGCCATAGCAACGAATCAGAGCGCAGTTGACATTTGTCCAGATCGATTTAAGGAATgagagctgagctctgattggttgctagagACTAATTTACTACTAGGCGGTCTAGATAACCCAGGCCGAGCCGCCATGTTATGACGTCATAGGGTGACAGACCCTCTAGTAGGAAAGAGGTCGACCTTCTTTCCAGTCGTAACATTCGTGGCAGTGCTACGTGTAAATAGGCCTTGACcatgttaaaggggatgtacaaTATCagataaacatggctgctttcttctataaCCAGTGCGTCACTTGTCCTAAGGTTAGCAAAgccattacagctcagccccaacaTCAAACACAACCCATGTCAGCCATTTTGTCCTAATCCTGAACAACCCCCTTGACAAAGTTTGACAATCCAAAGCCGCCCAACCCGATCACTTCCTATTCCCTAACTTATAAATTAAATTATTGACCATTGAGACCCCGACAGCTCACACAGAACTGCTGAAAGGATTGAAATCTTCTAGATGTATATAGCCGCTATAGATATACACGTAGAAAGGTGAAGGTGATAAATATGACCGTGGATTTAGAAGAAAAAAGCAGCAGCTCTATCCTGCACCGGCTTATTTAAAACAACAAACCTAATGCGCTGCCCTaaagaaattagaaaaaaaaaaaaaaaaaaaactaaaaagtgttcgatgacgtcatcacgggggAGGGGTTTGTCGGTAGGCTGGCAGTTTTTGGTTTGGTCTTTATGAAAATAAAGCATAGTCACTGCACTCCAGACCCAAGCACATATCGTACTCTTCAAGCTGAACATCTGCGACCAGCAAGGTTACACCAACCAAGTAACCACCAATGAAAGATCGGCGTCCTTCATCGTGAAGGGCCCATGGGAGATCCCCAACTGGGCCCAAGGGAGATCCTCAGCTCGGGCCCAAGGGAGATCCTCAGCTCGGGCCCAAGGGAGATCCTCAGCTCGGGCCCAAGGGAGATCCTCAGCTCGGGCCCAAGGGAGATCCTCAGCTCGGGCCCAAGGGAGATCCTCAGCTCGGGCCCAAGGGAGATCCTCAGCTCGGGCCCAAGGGAGATCCTCAGCTCGGGCCCAAGGGAGATCCTCAGCTCGGGCCCAAGGGAGATCCTCAGCTCGGGCCCAAGGGAGATCCTCAGCTCGGGCCCAAGGGAGATCCTCAACTCGGGCCCAAGGGAGATCCTCAACTCGGGCCCAAGGGAGATCCTCAACTCGGGCCCAAGGGAGATCCTCAACTCAGGCCCTCGGCAGCTCCCCAATGGATTATAAAAGTAACTGGTTCAATAATTCGGCCTATGAAATTAAAGATCATCTTGGGTTACCAGACTGGAAACCACCAAGGGCTTGAGTTACGGATCCCAAGAGTGGACCATCCAAAAAGTTGAGACCTCCAGGTGCCACCACTATACATTCAGCATGCTCTGCAAGCCGTTTGGAGAGTCACAAGTTACGGCTGTTCGCCTTTCTGTACCCAGATATCAGGAAGAAGATCAATGATGGGCGGGGGTCTcctttacataaaaaataaatactgaTTTACACCCCCCCGCCTTGCATTTATAAAATATGTTGCCATGAGAGAGGATGATGATATTATGAGGGAGACGTCTCccccccatcacttcccctccACCCCAATTTTCTCTGCAATCATCATTCACACTTGTAAGAAAAATAGTTAAAGGACCCcctccccacaaaaaaaaaaatgacataagcTATTTctcaaaacaaataaaaaacgtgaaaaaacaaacattttgcaCAAAGAAGCAAGCACTCGGAAGGAAATATTAGCAGCATGTAGTCAAAGAGTCCTAAAGTCCACTCGTCTCCGAGTCATCGGTTATTAAATATCACCTCCAACCAGCAGGGGCAGCTGCTGATAAACTGTCTCGTGTAGCACTGTCCCCAGCCTTTCACGAAGCTTATCTGTACAGTAAATCCAGTCCACGGTTGTTGCATGAACTCGTGGTCATTAGGCCTTTGCAAACTATAAGCCTTCTCATAGTCAAATGCTTTGATGGAGAATCCGGGGAACACTTTATGGACCAGCAACGTCCTAGAGTCAGGGTTGTCCAGTGTGGCCGACTTAATGAAGATCGGATAACTGCTGCGATTATAAACCCAAACTCCATCCACCTCCTTGGTCAGCTGGATCCCATATCCAATCTTGCTGCGTACTTTTTGCACCAGCTGACTTTTGTTGTCCGAGTTTAGTTGTCCAATACAGAAGCCATTCCCTTGAGGTAGGTCATAAAAGATATCCAGGGAAGGTTCTTGGACAGAATATAATCGACCCACCCGTGTCTTTTCTTCCCAGTATGCAACCACGCACCAATGGGACGGGTCCCCAGACTCCTGGAGAAGTTGGGAATCTGTTgagaagaaggagaaaaaaaattggacaTTAGTAAAGCCTATAGATTATTATATAGATTATTACATATAGATTATCCGCAACAGTGACACCTGTAGGACGTAGAGTGTTACTGCAGACATCAAAATTAAAAAACGCTTAGAATTTTTGTGATCACAACGAAGTAGAATTTCATAaccaaaaaggtaaaaaaaataaaaaattgtagaaACTATTCATAGAGCTTTCAGACCTCTGGGTTTTGttcctttaaaaaattttttttacaattcacACCTCTCATATTTTTGGTATGAAAAAAACTGTATAACTTTGCATTCTTGAAACCTGGGCCTATGTAATAAAAGGGTTTGTTCAGCTACACATGTAACCCAGCTCATTAAAATTGTGGTTTGTGGTGTTCAGGGTGGGGACCGGAAATTGTGCACTGAAACattaattgtaatttttttcagtGTGTTGTACTAAGAAATACAACAACCACGCATCCCTACACGGAAGGGAAGTTTATTTATGTCCATTCACCGCCACTCAGACAACTATCCCATAGACaatatacatacaaaaaaaatttttttcaaaaagttaagAAAATTTACCAAAAAGTTACACACAAAGCAAAATTTTATTTAGCTGAAAATAAGctgaaattccccccccccccccctttcttaaGCTCTTGGACAAAGCACTGATGATATCTcgaagagggggggaggggtgagTGTTGTATAGGGGATGGAGGTTTCGAAAAATTCCATATCAAATAAGCAGAAGGAATTCAGACGAGCTTAGGTGTGTGTGTACTCGGCTGCCTCTGTATCCCCCCCTTCATTGTGCCTCACAATGCTTTCCTCAAATATCTCTATCCGATTGAAACCTGGCACCAAAAAAGGCAGCTagcgagggaaaaaaaaaaatggaggaggGAGGGTTGTAGGGAGGGGGCTAGCAAACCTATCAAATTACCTTTCACCTAACCTTTCGAAACTACAGCGCTTTCTTACAgaaactcagaaaaaaaaaatgcaattctaaaaaagcaaaaaagttaaACGCTCAGAACACAATACAAGAAAAACAAACAGCGCACGTcgcagaaaaaacaaaaactcagAGCTGAAAAAGTTCAGACGTTTCTTTGTGAAGGGGCGAGAGGCGCAGtaaggagagaggggagaggtaagtaaactaGAAGAGACCTTATTGTGGGACAAAAACAACAAATtccaaaaacacacaaaaaaattaaaaaaaaaaaaaaaaaaaattgtaaacttCATAAAAACTGAAGGAAAAGTCAGGAAATATCTGTAAATGGAAGGGCTTGTAGCCACCCCGTTGCGTGAAAGAAAATCCTTaagactgcattttttttccctttcatctCCGAGGGCCCTGCCAGTACACCCTGCAATTTTCAGACAGACGTCAGTAAAGAGAGGAGTTTTCAGATTATTGTAATTGCCTAGCCCAAATAAATTGCAGGCTTGGTGAGTGTAACCTACTCTCCGGTTAACCTTTTCCTGGCCTAGACTCCACACACAAGTTATTTTTTGCCCCCTTCCTTGGGCTttgtgaaaaaaattttttaaaaaatttgaagtTACAATTTAGAGGTAAGTAACTAAACTTAATCCCATGGACTCCATTGTCCGTCTTGAATCCCTCAAAGACATGGCTATCCTTTGCACATCTTAATGCTATTGTCTGCCAACTCCACTAGCCCagggttatttattttattttttctgccaGCAGGGGCAGCAGACGCCCCCTACCGTCTAGACGAGGGTTCGTTGCAACCACCCAGAGCAA carries:
- the SMAD7 gene encoding mothers against decapentaplegic homolog 7 isoform X2, producing the protein MEILKPCADPTDCVPSSTETGGTNYLAPEGLSDSQLLQESGDPSHWCVVAYWEEKTRVGRLYSVQEPSLDIFYDLPQGNGFCIGQLNSDNKSQLVQKVRSKIGYGIQLTKEVDGVWVYNRSSYPIFIKSATLDNPDSRTLLVHKVFPGFSIKAFDYEKAYSLQRPNDHEFMQQPWTGFTVQISFVKGWGQCYTRQFISSCPCWLEVIFNNR